The following coding sequences are from one Ornithodoros turicata isolate Travis chromosome 1, ASM3712646v1, whole genome shotgun sequence window:
- the LOC135395711 gene encoding zinc finger protein 239-like, with protein sequence MDDQPAERHRDQSKPCALARVSKASLECHMFAHCHNESEKCPTAPPTDVQMGEKGSAFNIYPSAFSWSGSDENHVAKHTDKRPYKSDVCPAEISLGRNLQQHKQTDSCKKPYKCDVCPAEFRRSAHLQQHKRTHTGEKPYRCNVCPAEFSQSGLLQQHKRAHTGEKPYKCDVCHAEFRLSGHLGLHRRTHTGEKPYKCDVCLAKFSQSGHLRLHRRTHTGEKPYKCNVCPAEFSKSGNLQQHQRIHTGEKPYKCDVCHAEFSCSGNLQQHKRTHTGEKPYKCNICHAEFSLSGTLQQHKRTHTGEKPYKCDVCPAEFSKGWGLQQHKWTHTGEKPYKCSRCLAEFRQRATLSRHERTHTGELP encoded by the coding sequence ATGGATGACCAACCCGCTGAGCGACATCGAGACCAGAGCAAGCCATGTGCACTTGCACGCGTGTCGAAAGCCAGCCTCGAATGCCACATGTTTGCACACTGTCACAATGAGTCTGAAAAGTGCCCCACTGCTCCTCCAACTGATGTTCAGATGGGAGAGAAGGGTTCTGCATTCAACATCTATCCCTCTGCATTCTCGTGGTCTGGAAGTGACGAGAACCACGTCGCGAAGCATACTGACAAGAGGCCATACAAgagcgatgtctgccctgcagagatCAGCCTGGGcaggaacctacagcagcacaagcagaCAGATTCATGCaagaaaccatacaagtgcgatgtctgccctgcggagttcagacGGAGCGCCCACctgcagcagcacaagcggacacacacgggcgagaagccatacaggtgcaatgtctgccctgcggagtttaGCCAAAGTGGGCtactacagcagcacaagcgggcacacacgggtgagaagccatacaagtgcgatgtctgccatgcAGAGTTTAGGCTGAGTGGGCACCTAGGGCTTCAcaggcggacacacacgggtgagaagccatacaagtgcgatgtttgCCTTGCGAAGTTCAGTCAGAGTGGGCACCTACGGCTTCAcaggcggacacacacgggtgagaagccatacaagtgcaatgtctgccctgcggagttcagcaagagcgggaacctacagcagcaccAGCGAatacacacaggtgagaagccatacaagtgcgatgtctgccacgcGGAGTTCAGCTGCagcgggaacctacagcagcacaagcggacacacacgggggagaagccatacaagtgcaatatctgccatgcagagttcagcctgagTGGGACCctgcagcagcacaagcggacacacacgggcgagaagccatacaagtgcgatgtctgccctgcggagttcagcaaGGGCTGGggcctacagcagcacaagtggacacacacgggtgagaagccatacaagtgcagtCGCTGTCTTGCAGAGTTCAGACAGCGCGCAACCTTGTCACGTCACGAgcgaacacacacgggtgagcTGCCGTAA